Proteins from a genomic interval of Polyodon spathula isolate WHYD16114869_AA chromosome 1, ASM1765450v1, whole genome shotgun sequence:
- the LOC121319476 gene encoding mitochondrial nicotinamide adenine dinucleotide transporter SLC25A51-like, with protein sequence MDSEAQQKRPKELVLPGSPGQRLAGMASAKHYMCGYCAAFTNIAITFPIQKALFRQQLYGVRTRDAVRQLQRDGLRNLYRGILPPLMQKTTTLALMFGLYEDFSSLLLRHTSAPELLTRSMAAVLAGTTEAILTPFERIQTLLQDYKHHNRFNNTFHAFRELRHYGFREYYRGLVPILLRNGPSNVLFFGLRGPIKECLPHANTNSAHLINDFICGGLLGAMLGFLFYPVNVVKARMQSKVGGDFQSFRIVFLTIWKEREGKVTHLFRGAHLNYHRSILSWGIINATYELLLKLL encoded by the coding sequence ATGGATTCCGAAGCGCAGCAGAAGCGACCAAAGGAGCTGGTCCTGCCAGGCTCCCCCGGGCAAAGACTAGCTGGCATGGCCAGCGCCAAGCACTACATGTGTGGCTATTGTGCTGCCTTCACCAACATTGCCATCACTTTCCCCATCCAGAAGGCCTTGTTCCGGCAGCAACTCTATGGCGTGCGGACCCGGGATGCTGTGCGCCAGCTGCAGCGTGATGGTCTGCGTAACCTGTACAGGGGCATCCTACCGCCGCTCATGCAAAAAACCACCACCCTGGCTCTGATGTTTGGCCTCTACGAAGACTTTTCTAGTCTTCTGCTCCGGCACACCAGCGCACCAGAGCTGCTGACCCGCAGCATGGCAGCTGTGCTGGCAGGGACCACTGAAGCCATCCTGACCCCTTTCGAAAGGATCCAGACCTTGCTGCAGGACTACAAGCATCACAACCGCTTCAACAACACTTTTCATGCCTTCCGCGAACTCCGGCACTATGGCTTCAGGGAGTACTATCGAGGGCTTGTGCCCATCCTGCTGCGGAACGGCCCAAGCAATGTGCTCTTCTTTGGCTTGCGAGGTCCAATCAAAGAGTGCCTGCCGCATGCCAACACAAACAGTGCCCATCTGATCAACGACTTCATCTGCGGGGGTCTGCTGGGGGCCATGCTTGGCTTTCTCTTTTACCCTGTCAATGTGGTGAAGGCACGCATGCAGTCCAAGGTAGGCGGAGACTTCCAGTCCTTCCGCATCGTTTTCCTTACTATCTGGAAGGAGCGGGAGGGCAAGGTGACGCACCTCTTCAGGGGCGCGCACCTCAATTACCACCGCTCTATCTTGTCATGGGGCATCATTAATGCCACCTACGAACTCTTGCTCAAgctgctctga